A genomic segment from Nitrospira sp. encodes:
- a CDS encoding Response regulator of zinc sigma-54-dependent two-component system, whose product MEMHADTADKNVLVADWNRTRLHHIAEALRASCRVASIHTCDRIVPAIHRLVPSVVILPLRWHSADCTCSSNTCLGERVLDTVVSLPQPPVTIAHAESTQYFSLPDYRWSFAKGVAVLLDQSDPKFYAELRANVLTALERTTDNDGRAHSFPDYIPLVGSSAAIHNVREQVLKAAHLGNVPVLITGDSGTGKELVARGIHRLDAKRARRPFVAVNCSAISSTLAESEFFGHKRGAFTDAIADRQGYFRAAHGGVLFLDEISELDQRLQPKLLRVLQEGTVRPVGNEHEEKIDVRIIAASNKDLPAQVACGAFRMDLYQRLDVFSMRLPPLKARKEDIAPLVRHFITKHASCYTGTIHDIDSRVLDLLTTLDYDGNVRELENLIRKILFQKVEGDSIDMADLPQEIQSHTCVGSFSDSLDPLADALFEQVKHGMSCSEALAECERLLFKRAMQESRGCRSKMAALLKLSPRTLFNRLRARGLLTPTQ is encoded by the coding sequence ATGGAAATGCACGCCGATACTGCCGATAAAAACGTGTTGGTTGCAGACTGGAACAGGACTCGCCTTCATCACATCGCAGAAGCGCTTCGTGCTTCTTGTCGCGTCGCGTCGATTCATACGTGCGACCGAATCGTTCCGGCCATTCACCGTCTGGTTCCCTCCGTCGTGATTCTTCCGCTTCGCTGGCATTCCGCTGACTGCACATGTTCATCGAACACGTGCTTAGGGGAACGAGTCCTCGACACGGTGGTCTCCCTGCCTCAGCCGCCTGTGACAATCGCTCACGCCGAGTCCACCCAATACTTTTCGCTGCCAGACTACCGTTGGTCTTTCGCCAAAGGCGTCGCGGTTCTGCTGGACCAATCCGATCCGAAGTTCTATGCCGAACTCAGAGCGAACGTCCTCACGGCTCTGGAGCGGACCACCGACAACGATGGAAGAGCGCACTCGTTTCCGGACTACATCCCGTTGGTGGGATCAAGCGCAGCGATACATAACGTGCGAGAACAGGTACTGAAGGCGGCCCATCTCGGTAATGTTCCGGTCCTGATTACCGGCGACTCAGGAACCGGCAAAGAACTCGTGGCGAGGGGAATCCATCGGTTGGATGCCAAGCGCGCACGGAGGCCATTCGTTGCCGTCAATTGCAGTGCCATCTCAAGCACCCTCGCTGAAAGCGAGTTCTTCGGTCATAAACGTGGTGCGTTTACGGACGCCATCGCAGATCGTCAAGGGTATTTTCGGGCCGCCCACGGTGGAGTGTTGTTTCTCGATGAGATCAGCGAACTCGATCAACGCTTACAGCCTAAGTTGCTACGGGTGCTTCAGGAAGGAACCGTTCGTCCGGTCGGGAACGAACACGAGGAGAAGATCGACGTCCGGATCATCGCGGCCAGCAACAAGGATTTACCGGCACAGGTGGCATGCGGCGCGTTTCGGATGGACCTTTATCAGAGGCTCGATGTCTTCTCGATGCGGCTTCCTCCCCTCAAGGCCCGCAAGGAAGACATTGCGCCACTCGTGCGGCATTTCATTACAAAGCACGCCTCCTGTTACACCGGAACGATTCATGACATCGACTCACGAGTGCTCGATCTTCTCACGACGCTGGACTACGATGGCAACGTCCGGGAACTGGAAAACCTCATACGAAAGATACTGTTCCAGAAAGTAGAGGGAGACAGCATCGACATGGCGGATTTACCGCAGGAAATTCAGAGCCATACTTGCGTCGGAAGTTTTTCCGATAGCCTGGATCCCCTTGCTGACGCGTTGTTTGAACAGGTCAAGCACGGGATGTCCTGTAGCGAGGCACTCGCAGAGTGTGAGCGGCTCTTGTTCAAACGGGCCATGCAGGAAAGTAGAGGTTGTCGTTCGAAAATGGCTGCCCTGCTGAAGCTTTCCCCACGCACTCTCTTTAACAGGCTGCGCGCCCGCGGCTTACTCACTCCCACGCAATAA
- a CDS encoding putative poly(beta-D-mannuronate) O-acetylase — protein MSLQSLDFIVIFLPLALILHILLNKTGYVLLGQAWLIGASLLFAGLRTLSDVELLLLSIALNFCIGWFLHRQASATNSSRKALLAAGVVMNLAVLGYFKYSAFVLDNIGAVMQSAVPSTTEYLPLGISFLTFQQVAYLVDVYRGQVKTFNFMQYCVFCSFFPKLLAGPIVRYGEFVPQITDRAHTCSPGSLAEGITQFAIGLFKKVVLADSLASYADPVFAAGSQDVGLGMVEAWGGVLAYSFQLYFDFSGYTDMALGAARMFGLTLPQNFDSPYKAADIIDFWRRWHMTLSRFLRDYLYIPLGGNRKGLLRQQFNVMITMVLCGLWHGAGWTFVIWGALHGLYLMINHGWRRLGVNCPRPFGWLLTFGSVSFAWVWFRSDSLSAAARISASLFGSNGLWADGLRNALHQMEKPAPQFQSFAEFFLSEQLRIVVSFDKWTVYPVTVLLSEPVLHTIWLLAAALIVFRLPNTGEWTDTAAHNPETLFAVRRAAFVGVLLFLTLLASMTSHPGKFIYQSF, from the coding sequence ATGTCGTTACAGTCACTCGATTTCATCGTCATCTTTCTGCCTCTCGCGCTCATCCTCCACATTCTGCTCAATAAGACCGGTTATGTACTCCTGGGGCAGGCCTGGCTCATCGGAGCGTCGCTGTTGTTCGCCGGCCTGCGAACGTTGTCGGATGTTGAACTGCTCCTGCTCTCGATCGCGCTCAACTTCTGTATCGGGTGGTTTCTCCACCGGCAGGCTTCGGCAACGAACTCTTCGCGTAAGGCCCTGCTGGCGGCGGGAGTGGTGATGAATCTCGCGGTACTCGGATATTTCAAGTACTCCGCGTTCGTCTTGGACAACATCGGTGCCGTCATGCAATCCGCCGTTCCATCGACCACCGAGTACCTTCCGCTCGGCATTTCATTCCTCACCTTTCAACAAGTCGCCTATCTGGTCGACGTATATCGAGGACAGGTCAAGACGTTCAACTTCATGCAGTACTGTGTATTCTGCTCGTTCTTTCCGAAACTCCTGGCCGGCCCGATCGTTCGGTACGGAGAGTTCGTGCCTCAGATCACGGACAGGGCGCACACCTGTTCGCCCGGGTCGTTGGCTGAGGGCATCACCCAGTTCGCGATCGGGTTGTTCAAGAAAGTCGTACTCGCGGACTCCTTGGCGAGCTATGCCGATCCCGTCTTCGCTGCCGGTTCCCAGGACGTGGGACTGGGCATGGTCGAAGCCTGGGGCGGGGTCTTGGCCTATAGCTTTCAACTGTATTTCGACTTTTCCGGCTATACTGACATGGCGCTCGGAGCAGCTCGGATGTTCGGCTTGACCCTGCCTCAGAATTTCGACTCACCCTACAAAGCGGCCGACATCATCGACTTCTGGAGACGATGGCACATGACCCTGTCGCGTTTCCTCCGCGACTATCTGTACATTCCGCTGGGCGGCAACAGAAAAGGACTGTTGCGGCAACAGTTCAACGTGATGATCACCATGGTACTCTGCGGACTCTGGCATGGAGCCGGCTGGACGTTCGTGATCTGGGGGGCTTTGCATGGCCTGTATCTCATGATCAATCATGGCTGGCGAAGGCTCGGCGTCAATTGTCCTCGGCCATTCGGATGGCTCCTCACCTTCGGCTCCGTCTCGTTCGCGTGGGTGTGGTTCCGGTCGGACAGCCTTTCGGCAGCTGCAAGGATTTCGGCCTCTCTGTTCGGATCGAACGGCTTGTGGGCGGACGGGCTCCGCAATGCGCTGCATCAGATGGAGAAGCCGGCGCCGCAATTTCAGTCCTTCGCGGAGTTCTTTCTTTCAGAGCAACTGAGGATCGTCGTTTCCTTCGACAAGTGGACGGTCTACCCGGTCACGGTGCTCCTGTCGGAGCCTGTCCTCCACACCATCTGGCTGCTCGCGGCGGCCTTGATCGTGTTCCGATTGCCCAACACAGGCGAATGGACGGACACGGCGGCGCACAATCCCGAGACCCTGTTCGCCGTGAGAAGGGCTGCGTTCGTCGGAGTACTCCTGTTTCTGACGTTGCTCGCGTCCATGACATCGCATCCTGGAAAGTTTATTTATCAGAGTTTTTGA
- a CDS encoding C39 family peptidase: MRRTHAIGCIVALMLATATGALAATIEVTPGVGSRMLLHIWSMRELKVRSVILQKYDFSCGSAAVATLLTYHYGFPITEEAAFRTMFDHGDQQKIRHQGFSLLDMKRFLTAHGFPADGFEVSLDDVSKAGIPAIVLIVDNGYHHFVVIKGMRGDKVLLGDPAVGLRVVPRAQFEASWPNRVVFVIHDSQTRGEFNTGRDWSVRPTSPLGRPLSPDTLNNIVLLRPGGRDF; the protein is encoded by the coding sequence ATGCGGAGAACTCATGCCATCGGATGCATAGTTGCTTTGATGTTGGCGACAGCCACCGGAGCGTTGGCAGCCACGATCGAGGTGACTCCTGGGGTCGGGAGCCGCATGTTGCTCCACATCTGGAGTATGCGTGAGCTCAAAGTTCGCTCTGTCATCCTCCAGAAATATGATTTCAGTTGCGGCTCGGCCGCTGTCGCGACGCTCCTGACCTACCACTATGGCTTTCCCATCACGGAAGAAGCGGCGTTCCGCACGATGTTCGACCACGGTGACCAGCAAAAAATCAGACATCAGGGCTTTTCACTTCTGGACATGAAGCGATTTTTAACGGCTCACGGCTTTCCTGCCGATGGGTTCGAAGTCTCGTTGGATGATGTGTCGAAGGCCGGTATTCCGGCGATCGTGTTGATCGTAGATAACGGCTATCACCACTTTGTGGTGATCAAAGGCATGCGAGGCGATAAGGTGCTGCTCGGTGATCCAGCGGTCGGATTACGCGTGGTGCCGAGAGCACAATTTGAGGCCTCCTGGCCGAATCGAGTCGTCTTCGTCATCCATGATTCCCAGACACGAGGCGAATTCAATACCGGTCGCGACTGGAGTGTCCGTCCGACCTCCCCGCTCGGGCGACCACTGAGCCCCGACACCCTGAACAACATCGTCCTATTACGACCAGGAGGGAGGGATTTTTGA